Genomic window (Acinonyx jubatus isolate Ajub_Pintada_27869175 chromosome B1, VMU_Ajub_asm_v1.0, whole genome shotgun sequence):
TGGTCCAAACTGTGTAAAGTAAGTTAAACTTAAAATGCATTCTGTTAACCAGTGAATGCGTTTCTGTAATCACGGTTATgctaaaatagtttaaaaaggaTCTTATCCCAATCAGATGGGTCTGCGTGcttgattttctgtgtttctcaatTCATATGGTCatggacaaatatttattgctagAAGGAAATAAGGGTCTGCATgaattttattcctgtttttcattttttaaattataaatcagtaAAGAGTCTTATATATTTAAGcctatttatataaataagtgaaacagaaaaagtTTTGTAATAGAAATGTCTTTCAATTCTTTGAAACTCTTTCCAAGTTACATACCCAAACAAATCTataatcaaaaattattttttaaattgagatataagtgacatataacattgtgtcaAAGGTAATTTTCAATAATCAGGTGACATCTCAGGTTCTCCTACCTCATTGGAAGCAATGAATTAGAAAAccatttgacttttaaaagaagttattaaAGTCCTTCACTTTCTTAAAATATACTCCAATATTTCAAATCTGCCCTTTGTTTGATGTCCCAGACATCAAATGCACCTTAGTAAGatttagaatgaaagaaaactttaCTCAAAAGAAGTGGGAAAAGGATAGTATGAAGGGTTCCTATGTTCTCAGGAGCCTTCTCAGGTCACTGTGGGAAGTTAAGGATCTGGAAATTGGTTTCCTCAAAACTAGATACTCAGACACCCACCGCAAACTCTTCGTTAATCTACCCCTCGTTCCCCCACGAGGATACAAACACCACTTTGGGGCCACTGATCTAAGAGCCATCCTGACGATAGGCATGGACTCACCTGAGAACACCCGTCCAAAGCAAGAGACTGTGTTTCATATTTCTTCACCTTGCAGCCACtcctggaaaggaaaaacaaaaacaaaaaacaaaaacaggccatTTTGTAATCACATTGGCAATTTCCAAGCTATGAGATGGCGCAGAGACAGCAATGTGTGCAGAGAGAAGCGAAAGCATACAGCACCACACAAGTTCTACATTTACACATTTGAGAGGGGGACACCTTTTATGTCTCTGAATCTTCTCCCAAGAGACAAGGCAAGCAATGAAGTGTAGCTCAGCTCACTCTCTGAAAAGACCTCCTCATATGCTTCTGTGGGATGTTACACACCAGTACTCTGACCCCTACGGGTTCTGATTACATGCCACCAAGCCTTTCAGAGGTAGCCTTAGCACCTAGAGACATTCGGTTCATCTGATCCCAACTCACTTGGCTTTGACATTCATTAGAAAAATTACCACGCTGGAccagattctttaaaaaagttctttattGCACTAGAAGCCACGTAAGTCTGATAGGACAGTTCCAGACCTGTGTGCTGACAGAGAAGAACTGTGGTCAacagaaagtacaaaaataaaactatttgcgTAAATTGTTACCATTCCTATGAAGCAGTAAGATGGAAAGCAAATGTCAAGTATTTGTGCCAAGACTGGAACTGGGGAAAACTCAAACCACCTGTTATTTTTTAACTAGCACATAATTTATGATCCGAGGATTGGTTCAGATGCTGTTCTGTTTTAATGCACTTAAAATTTCCAGTAAAAATGCCACtctgacaaaataaatacatttacaacTTTTTCTTCTGCAGGGGGGATGGGGCTGGGTGTGGGGGGCAAGACGAGCATATAAAGTTCCCAGAATGTGCACGACTACTGTCtagtttctggttttctttcctaaTACTCTTACTAAACGCCACCCCCTGCCACCAAACCACCAAATTTGAGTTGCTTCTGAAATGTATCCCCTGCTCCAAGCCAGCAACCTTATCCTATCAAAGAAGTCCGTTATTTCCAACAACCGCAGAGCAGTCAGTCCCTCCAATCACTGTCGGAATGATGTGGGGGCCAAGCCAGCACGCATTATCAAAGCGCCACGTGAGGCGTGCCGAGCTGGGGAGCGCAAGCTCTCGCACCTAAGGTGGAAGGTTGGTCTCCACTCCGTTAGGTACAGACGATTGCAAGGCTAAGCTGACTCATGAAGTGGCagatgaaatgcaaaaaaaaaaaaaaaaaaaaaaatcatcagaagGTCAAACTCAGATACAGAAGCCAACATGCTATGGAGAGATGGTCTGGGGAGAGGACGTGCCAAAGGTCCCAGGGACGAACAGAAACGGCCGGGGTACTTacaacagaaaacagagaaatttcACTTGTTCAGTAGTCCTGATGCACCAACAAAATTAGAGacaggaaagagacagacagatggagaaaaaaatcatgtaaagcCTGGAATATTTATCTGTAGTCTGGTAGATGTAAAGGCTGCAAAATTCTTTCTATGAGGTGAGACACAAATAAAGATGTCGTATTCATGAATGTTACCATTGGTGAGCGAATGATTATCAGGAACCTCTCTCTAATGCAGTAAGAGTGGTAGAAACACTCAGAAATGCCTCATATCCAAATTTATAGAGGAAGAGTAAACttccaaatatttgtgaatataaaAAACCAACATTATTTCACTACTGAGAACATTTAAATGTCTCATCACCCAGATTAAAGGCAATGCATGAATACAACAATAGTGGACAACATATCTGCTCATAACTACTATAGGTGTGTATCACCAAGAAGCTTAAAATGGTTTTACATTAACTTATCTTATTTGATCCACAAAATACCAATCATGGAGAGTATGATGTCTCTACTTCACAGGAGGAGAATCTGAGATGCCAATTAcatgcatcttttaaaaagtcatacaaGTGACCTGTTAACAGAACCTCTAACTCCCCACTCGCTTCTACTTCCACATGCATACTTCCAGTCTTTCTTACCAACGAAGGGATTTTCTAAACAAAGCCCAAGTTACATAAGAGGTCACACACCGCCTCTTATAGAAGGAACAAGGAGATAAGAGGTTTGATTATAtaagacatacaaaaaaaatctacaagGTACATTAAACCAAGAAGTTCACTCACCAAGAATAGAACAGGAGGAAAATGCTACCGGGTGAGGGTGGAAGGACTGAGAGGGTACTTCCTGCTACTGAAAATTTGGTGTACGATAAACTTCCCTCCCTCTGGTCCAGATTTAGTCTCATCTAACATGAATGTACTGGCTATACAGCTTCAACATGCAACTGAAAGGGAGGCTCCCAAGGACTCCTTACTAATTTTGCTAGCCAGAAGCACCGCACAGGAAGCACCAAGGCAATGATGTGGCCAACACATACCCCAAGCACTGTCTAGACAGGTAACTAACCTCAGCCACAGAAGGGCACCTGGCGGACCCCAGATCAATAATATTTTTCAGCAACCATTTAACTGCTCATCTATGACCAAAGAACAAATCAAGAGCTACTAATGACATTTCAATCACCTTAGGCATTCTGGGGTTGCTGAAGAAAGGATTTCTCATGGTTCAAGCATCTTGGTCCTGATGCTTTCTGCTCTTTAACTTTTCTCTCTAGTATACTTCATCACACCACACTAGCATACTCCTTTAGGTCACAATAATGCTGAACATTATTTCCCTGACTCATCTACAGTGACAGCTGGAAATAACAGTActttttctcattctccctttTTACTTTTCATCCTCTGTGTCATTGgtctgactttatttttagtaaaatgtcACAGGGTCACAAAAGGATATATGGTCATCAACTCAAGTTCTGTGAAAAGGTAATCCTGTAACAAATCTAAATTGAAACTTTACGTGGAATAAATATGCCTTGATCACTCTGGGAACTTCAAGGACCCTGCAAAAGTGGTTATGGCATTCCcagaaaagaggggagggggagggagacaacgCACAACAAAAGACTAATTTAGTCAGATTTAcaagaatgtttaaaatattcttgctTCTTACTGCAAATTGACCTCCGTACTGATGGAGCCATAAGCTAAACATGGAGACATAAGAATTCTTAGCAACTTTTCGTGGTAGATTTGTTTGTAACAAAAGTCACAGCTTTCTGTTTTAAGTGAAAGACTTCTATAAGACCTCTTGGGACCATTTTGCACGTTACTGATATTAGACCGGTAATCAATCTGGAGAgatggaattttccttttatcCAGAGAATCTGAAGATGGTGGCCAGCACTGACACTTGAATTCTGTATATAAAGCAATTCCTGACAGCCTGGATAGGATTTCTGAAAACCATCAAATCTCTACCTGCTGtacactcctctttttttttttaataggaaaaatgtACCCAAGGTGTGGTGGTGGGAGAGGTCAGCCGAATAAGCTGAGGATTCAGAAACAAAGCAGACACCCACCAAGGACAACTCTGGCACTTCTAACTGTACCCCAGAGTTAAGCAAAACAGTGAGGGCTATAGCATAAAGCTCTAAGCTGCATGTCTGCCCCGATGCACCTCAAAGATCACTTCGGTTCACCGAAACCAAAAGCAGCTGGCTGCCAAACTCAAGAAAGTACACAGAACACAACACCCACACCCGTCGCCACTCACGTTATTAAACGCGACTTTGCCTTCTTGGGTGATTCTAAGATTTCATTAATATGATTACCGGCGGGAGAACAAAAGTCACTGCTTGCTAAAGTTGTAGTTGGTTTAAAGGGATCCATGGATTCGTCAAGGTGGTAGGAGCCCTTAGAGGAGAGAGGGGGGGTGTTCTGCAGAGCGGAGAGGCCCCCAAAGGGACTGAAGTTGGGGTTATCCCACTGGCTGGGAGCCAGCTTAGCAGATGCCTGGGAGGGAGGAGCGCTGTCTGCAGCTGGGTCTGCAGGCTGGTCCCCACCTTTGGCGCCTACTGGCTTACTGACGCTATCTTTCTGTACCTTGGGAGGCAGTTTGCTACCCAGTTTCCTGCCAAGTTTCTTCGGAAGGCCTTTCCTGGACTCTACATTTTCCACATCTTCTGTGAAATCAAACTCGAGTTTCAGAGGTGAGTTCCTGGACTCCTCCAGCAGCTCAACTCCAGAGTCGTTGGTGTCACTGCCAGGGGCGCTCGAGGTCTCCTTAGTGTCAGGAGGAGGTTTCTGGATCCTGGCGCCTCCTAGCAAAGGATTTGCTTTCCCATCCATCTCATCAGCACAGAACTGATAGGATGCCTGGGGGAGAGGTGAGCCCTCTAGGGCAACATCAGCCTCTAAAAATTCACCAATCGTCTTCTTCCTCAGAGAGACGGGTTTGGGCTTTCTTAGCTTGCTTCTGCTGGGAACAGGCTCTGGACAGGAGCTGGCAGCCTTCAGGTCAGCTTCTGTGGAGGCCTCCAGCGTCACCCCCATGGTGCCTTCTGTCATTGCCTTGTCGGGGATGGCTGCTGGTGTGCTGGAGGGCAAAGCCTCACCTGAGACCACAGTTAGACAGCCATAAGCTGCCTTTGTTCCTAGAGCTGCCGGGGCGTCCGTGGAATTCTTGGTTTCTATCGAAAATGGCCTCACGACTGAAATTTTGCTACTATCATGTTCAGGTTCTTCTTTGAAATCCTTGACTGGGTAAGAAGCAATAGCCTGCTGTGACACCTCATTTTCTGAGGGTCTAGAACAAGTCTCAGATGAGCATTTTTCAACCACTTCTGCTACCAGCTGTTCATCAACTTCTTgtgattctaaaaacaaaacacaaaagccatCTATTAAAGACTTATCTTTTTGGCGTTGGTAAATACTCTCTACTAGCTGAATCCACCCAGACAAGCAGCAAATTCCTCCCTCTTTAAGAGCTTCTATTAAACATCTCTAAGGTTCAGCCAGATTGGCAGAGCAGCCTGGAAAGGAACAGTTGGTATTACACTCTAAAGTCAACCTTCCTATCCAAAATGTATACATGTTTTATCCAAGCTATACACATAATAATTAGACCAAATAGAGCCACTGAGGAAAAGACGAAATAGATTGTGAGACTATTGCAAGGCATATTAATATGATGTTAACACTCCACAGGTTAAAGTAACCAGTCTGGAAAAAGCTTGAGACACTGCCAGCTCAGATAGAGGGTTCAGATCTGGAACCGACACAGTTCCCAGGGCCTGCCTGACAGCTTCTGGGTCCAAATGCTACACGGTACACAGATTTTAATCTCTGGATGTTAAAAACAAGTATTCTCTCTTCCCTAGACTATAGATTAAATAATCGAACtgtttcaaaattaaatgaaaaacccACCATGGCCTGCTCAAAGTAACTTCTCTATAGacttaaaaaactgaaagaaaccaaataaaaaaccTAATTTGAAAAAgcagatacaggggcacctgggtggctcagttggttaagtgtctgacttcagctcaggtcatgatctctcggtttgtgagtttgagccccacattgggctctgcgctgacaactcagaacctgcttctgatcctctgtctccctctctctgtacctcccagctcatgctctcaatctctctctcaaaaaacaaaaccaaaaacattagaaagaaagaagaaagcagataTGGAAATGGCTTTAAAACAAACAGCCTTGGGGTGATGGCTGGTTCAACTGGTAGggcatgcgactcctgatctcaggtcatctcgggtcatgagttcaagccctacgttgggcatagagcttacttaagaaagaaaaatcgactggatttaataaaacttaaaaagagaatcaATGTTACTTAAaagcaaccaccaccaccactaccaatAGTTCTTATTTTACTAAGACATAAATCATacaataataaagttttttttttagaagttctgTCTCAAACTGGGCCAGGTATTCTCTCAAAACACTTGTGAAAAATAAGGATCCTTTCTAATCTGGGTCTTATTAGAAGGAATGCTGCAATCAGGAAGGTGAAAGTGAGGGTATTTCCTTAAAGCACAAACTAAGATAGTACTTTCCTGACTAGTTACCTGAAATAACGATCGAATAGCAGCAACAAAAACCGAATAAATTGGTATTATCATGGTATCTTGTGATTTTAAAGGAAactcagaggggcacctgggtggctcagctggttaagctaggctcagttcatgatctcatgggttcatgagttcaagccccacagcaggctccctgttgacagtgtggaacttgcttgggattctctctctccctctctctctgacccttccctgcttgagccctctcttctctctctcaaaacaaacaaacaaacaaacaattaaagaaaCTCAGAGATGACCCTCTAATCCTACTTTCTAGCCCTACTTCTAATCCAGGAACAAAAAAGTGAGCACCACAGGAAGAGTTTTTTAAACCACCCACACATATTTTCACAAAACTCCTTTAGGACTACAATTAGGTAGGCAGTGGCTTACAAACTGTATTCTGCACAGATGCTTCAGGTATTCTATCAATGTCCAATGtaagttttgttttcaaatacacatttaaCTATTATTAATACCGTAATCTTAAGAAAGCTCTCAACACATGGTATCTGGGATCTGctttaaaatacatcaaaagaatttctttctaaaaatagtaAATGTGGCAAAATCTTGATAACTGTTGAATCTGGGGATGGGTATACAGGGGTTTTCACTGTGCTACCTTCTCTGTTGCACAATTGcgaaaagtttcaaaataaaaatattttcaactcaaCTGCATTACACACAAAATTTTAACAAGAATGTTTTAAAGTGTACCAAAAATTTAACATGTCTGTGGATAGATATATACATAGGaaaatctgcacacacacacatctgaacTGTTATGAATTCTGTGCTGATGGGGAAGGGTAGACAAGCGACAATGAAAACACATCACCAGAAACCCAGCGCTGCAAAGATTTACATGTATCCAGATGCTGTAGGCTCAGGGAGAAGCCAGGCCAGGTCTAAGCACCCCTGCTCATAACCTAGCATCCAGTCAGTTACAGAAAATGGAATCTCGATTATATCGAAATATAGACAGTTATCACTTACTTTAAGTTTTGGTGCTTACCATGAGCTTTTTAGATTCAACATGTATggtacaataaaaatatacatttgttcTTTGTCCTGGGTTCCCAACACAGGTCTAAAACTCTTGGACTCTCAGGAGTGATAAGTGTCTTTTGTATGCTCCTGAGGTGACTGGTGGCCCCtctagcttcaggatgggggctggtcaccaaaAAGGTCAAGCAGTAGAcaaggttggaactttcagctccacctcccctcctcaccttaggggaggagggaagcaggaagggaagTCTAATCACCAAtagccagtgatttaatcaatgaTGCCAAAGTATGGGTAAAAACCCCTAAACTATGGGGTTTGGGGACCTTACAGGTTGATGACCTTCTCAAAGTGCTGGAAATATGTATACccataataacaacaacaaaatcttgaAACTATGTGTGGTGACAGATATTAATTAACTGGACTTAcagtggtgatcattttgcaaaagacacaaataCTGACTCTTTACAgtatacacctgaagctaatatatcagttatacctcaattaaaagaaatttgaattttaaccaACTTTGTAAATgagatattattaataattacatcATAGTTATGTGTCCAAATATTTTAGGGATGCATATTGACACAGATGACCCGATACCTGGAATCGGGAggtaaggaaaaggaagaggaaaggaaaaggaagaaaaagggaatgtTGGAAGCAAGTCTTGAGAAAATCTTGATAATTATTTAATCTCAGCAGTGGGAATATGGAGGTTCTACTTTCCTGTGTGATGTTGGGAGCTGatcacaataaaaatttgttaTGTAATTTCTCCGATGTCTTCTCCTTGCCACTGACTTACTAACATTCACCGTCAGTCTCCCTCGTGGGATCCCTGAGCCCCACACCCCACTCCTCTGTCCTTTCCTACAAACCTGAGAGAATGTGAGGGGGGGGCGAGGCTACAGACAGGAGAGTACAGTGTGACTCCCACCCACCCACTTCTTGGAACCTCTTCTCGCTATTTCGCAGACGCCTTCACCATCAACCTGACGCCTTCCAAAGGCCAAGGGGAGACCTTTCACTGACCTCTCTCCTAGCTTTTGGTTTCTGCCCTAATCTTCTCTGTTAAAAAAGGGCAGAAACTCCTTTTAGGTCCTCCCTTCTTGTCCCCATCCGCATCAACTGCTTTTCCCAAGCTGAGaactggagagagggagagcacctCACAGCATGAGGGACAGGGCAGGCAGCCTGAAACCAGCCAAAGAGGAACAAAGGAGCAGGATCTCAGCATTCACACAGAAGTTCTAAcgctgcccagcccagccccataGCTTTAAGGATTAAGGAGTTTTATCGGCTGCATTCTGAAGTGAGACACCCACCGGTGGAATGGGGAAGGAAAACCATCGCCCCTCACTGACTTCAGCCTGAGCAGACAGCTGAAGGAGCCCCGCCTGGAAGACACCACCCCAGTGCAGGCAAACTAACATGCCCAATCTGCACCTAGTCCCTGAGGACCCCACCTTGGTCCAGTATCTTCAGTCATCACTAGAAAGTACTGCGGGGTGGGACAGAGTGGGTGGGAGAGGACTGCTCACCAGTTTTGGGAGTTGTGAGaatgtaaaacaagaaaacaaaccagGAAACTCAAAAAGGTAGGTTTGGGTAAGATCTGATTTACATTTGCACTCTGAATCAGCCAAGTCTCCCAGGGCCCTCTGAGCCTGCATACCCAAGTGCTGCCCTAAAAGAGAATGTACACCTCAGCTACCACAGAGCAAAAAGTTCACCACCCTTCCCAGCAGGCTCCGCTTCTCAATCTTCTCCCAGTTAAGGgttctagccacagcagtcagggCTGGCTTTTCATCTGCAAACACTGTTATGTAACTGCCCTACCTCTATTCATCcttctatttttacaaaattccTGTATTCCTTAAAAATCTTCCTCCAGGGTGTGCTGAGATGCTCTCTTCCTGAAAGGAGTTTGATGAGTTTGGATGATTCTGACAAGCACTGCACAGCCTGGCAGCTTCGTGAACACAGACACTGAAGAGATTAGATCAGTAGATGAGTTCAAAGCAAACACAGAGGAAATCCAAAAATAGAGCGACATTTCCACTTCTGCCACATTTGTTGCTGTTAACAAAACTCTTCCTTTCAATTATCAGCCTCTCTTAAATCTAGACAGAAGGTTGTGTGAATCGCCCAGGGGTGCTTAAAAACATAGATGCTTTTTATGCTTACTCAGGACATAGGCTATTCTCATGTAAAAAGGTTTCCCCCCCATTTTAtcctattttcaaaagaaaaagcacagaataTCAACATTTTGAAGACTGGGGTAGCAGCCTGACATTGTGTATGTGTAATATACCTTCAACATACTGGAGTTGAACATAACTGGAGTATGTTGAAGGTATATTAAGTTGGAAGACAGGCTTACAAAACAGTTTAAAAGCCTCAGACGGTGACATGCTATTAACAACAGTATTTTTGAGGATGAGAAACATACTCCGCTAACATACACGGAGAACCTGCTGGCTAGCTGCTTTCGTATGTACAATCTCATTTAAGAGAAGACAAGACAGAACCACTTGGAAAACAACATGTATTAACACTTCAGATTTGGCATTACTCTCAAACATGCTTGTCTGTTCCCCCTCAGATTCTAATTTTTTGGTAAAACACTCTCTAGAAGCTCCTTTTAGATCTGTCCATCAGCCCCTGTCCTTTAGCTACAGAAGGTCCCTTTTATGAATTCCTGAATACCTGACATATAAAGTGAGAAAGCTGCCAAAATTTGAACAGGCCTCCTGTATCATACAGACATACACCTGGCCTCTTCCTAACCTCAAATCCAGTCTTTCGCATCCAAGTTGAAGACACAGGTCTGACTCTAAGGCCTTAAAACAGAATCTGAGAACCAATACATGAAAATGAGTGACTTTTATAGTAAGTAATTTAAGAAGTGTTCACAGATAAATTTTGAGAGGGTCCACAAAGCCCCCGaaactcaaagaaaatgtttcccCAACAGAGAAAATCCAACAGCCTTCTTTATTGGCTGGCATTTAGGAATCACTGTTCTTGAAGACTGTATTTCTGGACCACTTTTTAGGGTCCTCAGAAGGGCTCCTCTCACTACTTTATAGTTATAACCTCAATCCCCCTTTGATCACTACACTCACTGAAGTTTAAAAACTCTTCAGCTATGGcggaaaaaaatcttaacatctAAGAATAAAGCTTGTCACCTTTGAGAATGCTCAAAATGTGTTGCAAGTGCAGTTTTAAGCACTTTTTAAAGTGTGGATTAAAGCTCTGAGAGGGAGCAttcattaaaacataaatttaagcAGGTTTCATTCAAACACAGTTCAGCCCCCTTATGTCATTCCTGTTGACATCAAGACTGGACTGAAGGGACGCTAAACACCcagtgggagtgggtgggggaaCCGATCTCGCCAGCACCCAGGTGTGGCAGGACGGGACATTAAGCAGACCACCCTGGGGAGAGAATCAAACCCCAGGAACAAACTGGAGTAAATATCTTCCTTCTCTGGACAGTGGTTCAGATTTTGTCGTGCAGAGCGCAGCAGAAGGTCAAGGGACAATCAAACTTTGGCCTAAGTCTGCAGATCTTTCTTCACAGGCTCCTTACATGGAGCTTTTCTCTAATAACTGCTGGATATTTAAAGAACATTGATTTGAAGGGGGATGCAAACTGCTGGCCTGCGTGGTGACCTTGGCCTTAGGCTGGCCCCATTCGGGGCCAGACAAGCAGCCACCCACAAGGCCTGGGGTAAAGTCAGAGAAcaatgagagggaagaaaagggaggaagtagCACTGACTACAGTGTCAGGCACGGTGACTGAgcattttacaaacaaaaactcaTACAATCAAAAGGAGGATTAAAGAGAACACACAGACAGAAACTCCATTTTAAGGAACCTATGAATTGGAGGCAGCAAGCAATTTTAGTGAGCAATCAGATGGTaagtcctcctccccacctcccattaaaaaaaaaaaaaaacaaaacacaacaaaacatcCCTGGTGCTTTCCACcgaacaaatgaaataaagaataaattctgTATGATAAACGGTACAAACAAAcaagaattttgttgtttttttttttaatggccagggctgcctgggtggctcagtcgattaagcatcaactcttgattgtgtctcaggtcatgatctcaccctttgtgggttcaagcctggttgggagtctctctccctctctctctctgcccctccctcattcacacgtgtatgcactcactctctctcaaaataaataaacttaaaaaaaaaaaaaaaagaatagattcttTCACTCATCAATgccactgctaggaatttattttaattcccacAAAGAGGGCCATACACATATGTACGAGAATGAGGATGTTCACTGAAGTGCTGGTTCCTACACACTGATCTGTGGCAATTATAAAGTATCACAGGGCACTGAAAGATCACTGTATGTGCAACatca
Coding sequences:
- the TACC1 gene encoding transforming acidic coiled-coil-containing protein 1 isoform X8, with amino-acid sequence MGASHSQSPRGREPAGERPPTARESASDSEGNFETPEAETPIRSPLKESCDSSLGLAAPGAKTQESQEVDEQLVAEVVEKCSSETCSRPSENEVSQQAIASYPVKDFKEEPEHDSSKISVVRPFSIETKNSTDAPAALGTKAAYGCLTVVSGEALPSSTPAAIPDKAMTEGTMGVTLEASTEADLKAASSCPEPVPSRSKLRKPKPVSLRKKTIGEFLEADVALEGSPLPQASYQFCADEMDGKANPLLGGARIQKPPPDTKETSSAPGSDTNDSGVELLEESRNSPLKLEFDFTEDVENVESRKGLPKKLGRKLGSKLPPKVQKDSVSKPVGAKGGDQPADPAADSAPPSQASAKLAPSQWDNPNFSPFGGLSALQNTPPLSSKGSYHLDESMDPFKPTTTLASSDFCSPAGNHINEILESPKKAKSRLITSGCKVKKYETQSLALDGCSQDEGAVISQISDISNRDGHATDEEKLASTSSGQKSTGAEVKGIEKETCQKMEKDGSTMPGLLESSVEKAPVSVACGGESPLDGICLSESDKTAVLTLIREEIITKEIEANEWKKKYEETRQEVLEMRKIVAEYEKTIAQMIEDEQRTNMTSQKSFQQLTMEKEQALADLNSVERSLSDLFRRYENLKGVLEGFKKNEEALKKCAQDYLARVKQEEQRYQALKIHAEEKLDKANEEIAQVRTKAKAESAALHAGLRKEQMKVESLERALQQKNQEIEELTKICDELIAKLGKTD